Proteins from a genomic interval of Nostoc sp. TCL240-02:
- a CDS encoding DUF4231 domain-containing protein — MIDDYKKIRGVSRNLYYSLQIATVILSGVTPILVMLDKLEAGQAWLKWLPVMCPAIASIVASIVTSFPFQKNSLAANTAVELLEAEQEKFILGVTPPDRCYDVSDESQQQQKASQALEYFIVQVNNIHLNQLQQTSETQPEKTESASSNESSKAGAEATK, encoded by the coding sequence TTGATTGACGATTATAAAAAAATTAGGGGTGTATCAAGGAACCTTTACTATAGTTTGCAAATTGCGACAGTGATTTTATCAGGAGTCACACCAATTTTAGTTATGCTAGACAAATTAGAAGCAGGACAAGCTTGGCTCAAATGGCTCCCTGTAATGTGTCCAGCTATTGCTTCTATTGTTGCCAGTATAGTTACCTCTTTTCCTTTTCAGAAGAATTCTCTTGCTGCTAACACAGCCGTTGAATTGTTAGAAGCGGAACAAGAGAAATTTATATTGGGTGTAACTCCACCTGATCGTTGCTATGATGTGTCTGATGAAAGCCAACAGCAACAAAAGGCAAGTCAAGCTTTAGAATACTTTATTGTTCAAGTGAACAACATTCATCTCAACCAATTGCAACAAACGAGCGAGACGCAACCAGAGAAAACAGAATCAGCTTCATCTAATGAGTCAAGTAAAGCTGGAGCAGAGGCAACGAAGTAG
- a CDS encoding phosphoribulokinase, translating into MTSKPERVVLIGVAGDSGCGKSTFLRRLIDLFGEDLMTVICLDDYHSLDRKQRKETGITALDPRANNFDLMYEQINALKSGQAIDKPIYNHETGLIDPPERVEPNHIIVVEGLHPLYDERVRSLIDFSVYFDISDEVKIAWKIQRDMAERGHRYEDVLAQINSRKPDFEKFIEPQREFADVVLQVLPTNLIKNDTERRVLRVRMLQREGKEGFDPTYLFDEGSTINWTPCGRKLTCSYPGMQLYYGSDVYYGRYVSVLEVDGQFDNLEEVIYIETHLSNTSTKYQGELTHLLLQHREYPGSNNGTGFFQVLTGLKMRAAYERLTATEAKLAVQV; encoded by the coding sequence ATGACAAGTAAGCCGGAACGCGTGGTACTGATTGGAGTAGCCGGAGACTCTGGGTGCGGGAAATCTACGTTTTTGCGTCGTTTGATAGATTTGTTTGGTGAAGATTTAATGACAGTCATCTGCTTAGATGATTATCACTCCTTGGATCGCAAACAGCGTAAAGAAACTGGGATAACGGCACTAGACCCCAGAGCGAACAATTTTGACCTGATGTATGAGCAAATTAACGCACTCAAAAGTGGTCAAGCGATTGATAAGCCGATTTACAACCACGAAACTGGCTTGATTGACCCGCCAGAGCGGGTGGAGCCAAATCACATTATAGTTGTTGAAGGACTGCATCCTTTATATGATGAGCGGGTGCGATCGCTAATCGACTTTAGTGTTTATTTTGATATTAGCGATGAAGTCAAAATCGCCTGGAAAATCCAGCGAGATATGGCTGAACGCGGTCATCGCTACGAAGATGTCTTAGCGCAAATCAATTCCCGCAAACCTGACTTTGAAAAGTTTATCGAACCACAAAGAGAATTTGCTGATGTAGTTCTCCAAGTATTACCCACCAACTTGATCAAAAACGACACAGAGCGCCGAGTCCTACGAGTACGTATGCTCCAACGGGAAGGTAAGGAAGGCTTTGATCCAACCTACCTATTTGATGAAGGCTCAACAATTAATTGGACTCCCTGTGGACGCAAGCTGACCTGTTCTTATCCTGGTATGCAACTATACTACGGATCAGACGTTTACTACGGTCGCTATGTCTCAGTACTAGAGGTAGATGGTCAATTTGACAACTTGGAAGAAGTAATTTATATCGAAACCCATCTCAGCAATACATCCACCAAATACCAGGGTGAATTGACTCATTTATTACTTCAGCACCGTGAGTATCCAGGTTCTAACAATGGTACTGGTTTCTTCCAAGTACTTACAGGTTTAAAAATGCGTGCTGCTTATGAGCGTTTGACAGCTACGGAAGCAAAGCTAGCGGTTCAGGTTTAA
- a CDS encoding MFS transporter translates to MQKQQRPSKKSLRSLDYLNVFLADVRDGVGPYLSIYLKASQNWNPAQIGMAMSASTIATVIVQTPAGALVDRLRQKRMLIVLAAVFVSIGCITIGLLPSLPVVIGSQIMIGIAAAIFPPAIIAITLGLVGHERLDRRIGRNETFNHTGNLVAALLAGLAGYFIAVKAIFFLVAAMAVGSIISVRMIREGEIDHELARGDGEEGEEDDKEQHQQGYEGILQLLSDRKILFFTVAVVLFHFANAAMLPLVGQELAQGKGTSDTVYMSACIIVAQLVMIPVSNLAGRFAHTARKPIFLLGFAVLPIQGVLYTLSDNPYFLVSVQILDGIGAGIFGVLSVLMVADLTKGTGRFNVTQGMLNTAIGVGAGLSNVLAGFVVKNAGYNVGFLILAAMPAAGYAYAVVALGVFWFCVPETKTGVNRKALR, encoded by the coding sequence ATGCAAAAACAGCAAAGACCGAGTAAGAAAAGTTTGCGCTCTCTTGATTACTTGAATGTGTTTCTCGCAGATGTGCGCGATGGTGTTGGGCCATATTTGAGCATTTACCTGAAAGCCTCACAAAATTGGAACCCAGCCCAGATTGGAATGGCGATGTCAGCTTCAACAATTGCCACAGTGATTGTCCAAACACCAGCTGGTGCATTGGTTGACAGGCTACGTCAGAAACGGATGTTGATTGTACTGGCTGCTGTATTTGTTTCAATCGGCTGTATTACTATAGGATTATTACCGAGTTTGCCTGTTGTCATTGGCTCTCAGATAATGATTGGAATTGCAGCAGCAATTTTCCCACCTGCTATCATTGCTATTACTCTAGGACTTGTAGGACACGAGAGATTAGATAGGCGGATAGGTCGTAATGAAACATTTAACCATACTGGCAATCTGGTAGCTGCTCTTCTCGCTGGTTTAGCAGGTTACTTTATTGCAGTCAAGGCAATATTTTTCCTAGTTGCTGCTATGGCTGTGGGCAGTATTATTTCCGTGAGGATGATTCGTGAAGGAGAGATTGACCACGAACTAGCGCGTGGAGATGGAGAAGAGGGCGAAGAGGATGATAAAGAACAACATCAACAGGGATATGAAGGCATATTGCAATTATTAAGCGATCGCAAAATTTTATTCTTTACTGTTGCAGTAGTTCTGTTTCACTTTGCCAATGCTGCTATGTTACCACTAGTTGGTCAAGAATTGGCACAGGGTAAAGGGACAAGTGACACAGTTTATATGTCTGCTTGTATTATTGTGGCTCAGTTGGTAATGATTCCAGTCTCCAACTTGGCTGGACGTTTCGCACATACAGCCAGAAAACCCATATTTCTCCTTGGCTTTGCCGTCTTGCCCATTCAAGGAGTACTGTATACGCTTTCGGATAATCCCTATTTTCTTGTTTCTGTGCAAATTCTGGATGGTATTGGAGCCGGGATTTTTGGTGTGCTTTCCGTGTTGATGGTAGCTGATTTAACTAAAGGCACAGGGCGCTTTAATGTTACCCAAGGGATGCTCAACACTGCCATTGGTGTTGGTGCGGGTTTGAGCAACGTATTAGCTGGGTTTGTGGTTAAAAATGCTGGTTATAATGTTGGTTTTTTGATTTTAGCAGCGATGCCTGCGGCGGGCTATGCCTACGCAGTTGTGGCTTTGGGAGTTTTTTGGTTCTGTGTACCTGAAACAAAAACAGGAGTTAATAGAAAGGCGTTACGTTAA
- a CDS encoding family 2B encapsulin nanocompartment shell protein produces the protein MTESIESNLDVENEHPRLSLSTAAARNLAKTTKSAPQMQGITSRWLLKMLPWVQTKGGTYRVNRRLTYSIGDGRVTFTNTGAEVRVIPQELGELPLLREFDDVDVLNALAGRFVQQEFAPGDIIVQSGQPANQLFLIAHGKVNKIGLGKYDEQPVLGVLADGDYFGDRTLLDPQSNWQFTIQAIVQTTVLALPQHAFRELLNQSQALQAHIDRIRSRPQVPQNKYGEAAIALASGHVGETELPGTFVDYELSPREYELSVAQTVLRVHTRVADLYNEPMNQIEQQLRLTIEALRERQEHELINNREFGLLHNADLKQRIYTRTGPPTPDDLDELLTRRRKSKFFLAHPRTIAAFGRECNRLGIYPESIDLDGSIVTAWRNVPILPCNKIPITDTQTSSILVLRTGEEDQGVIGLHQTGIPDEHQPSLSVRFMGISEKAIISYLVTAYYSAAVLVPDALGILENVEIGR, from the coding sequence ATGACAGAATCTATCGAGTCGAATTTGGATGTTGAGAATGAGCATCCCCGCCTGAGTTTGAGTACCGCAGCTGCGCGTAACTTAGCAAAGACAACCAAATCTGCACCGCAGATGCAGGGCATTACCTCGCGGTGGTTGTTGAAGATGTTACCGTGGGTGCAAACTAAGGGTGGCACTTATCGGGTGAACCGTCGGTTGACATATTCCATTGGTGATGGGCGGGTAACTTTTACCAATACAGGGGCTGAGGTGCGGGTGATTCCCCAAGAACTTGGTGAGTTGCCATTACTGCGAGAATTTGATGACGTTGATGTGTTGAATGCCTTGGCGGGTCGGTTTGTTCAACAAGAGTTTGCACCTGGTGACATCATAGTGCAGTCAGGACAGCCAGCCAATCAGCTTTTTTTGATTGCTCATGGCAAAGTCAACAAGATTGGTCTTGGCAAGTATGATGAGCAACCTGTGTTGGGTGTATTAGCCGATGGTGATTATTTTGGCGATCGCACCTTATTAGACCCCCAGAGTAATTGGCAGTTCACAATCCAAGCGATCGTTCAAACCACAGTATTGGCGCTACCACAACATGCGTTTCGGGAACTGCTCAACCAGTCACAGGCATTGCAGGCTCACATCGATCGCATCAGAAGCCGCCCCCAAGTCCCACAGAACAAATACGGAGAAGCTGCGATCGCGTTGGCTTCGGGGCACGTTGGGGAGACTGAGTTACCAGGAACTTTCGTAGATTACGAACTCTCACCCCGCGAATATGAATTGAGCGTCGCCCAAACTGTGTTGCGGGTGCATACTCGCGTCGCCGATTTGTACAACGAACCGATGAACCAGATCGAACAACAACTGCGGTTGACTATTGAGGCATTGCGGGAACGTCAAGAACACGAGTTAATCAACAACCGCGAATTTGGTTTGCTACACAACGCCGACCTCAAACAGCGCATCTACACCCGCACCGGCCCACCCACTCCCGACGACCTCGACGAACTCCTCACTCGCAGGAGGAAGTCGAAGTTCTTCCTGGCGCACCCCCGCACCATTGCCGCCTTCGGTCGAGAGTGCAATCGCCTCGGCATCTATCCAGAAAGCATTGACCTGGACGGCAGTATAGTGACTGCTTGGCGAAACGTACCCATTCTTCCCTGTAACAAAATTCCTATTACCGATACACAGACTAGCTCCATCCTTGTACTCCGCACGGGAGAGGAAGATCAGGGCGTTATCGGTTTACATCAAACTGGTATTCCCGACGAACACCAACCCAGCTTGTCTGTCCGATTCATGGGCATCAGCGAAAAGGCTATTATTTCCTACCTTGTCACCGCCTACTACTCCGCAGCCGTTCTTGTCCCTGATGCACTCGGCATCCTTGAAAATGTGGAAATCGGTCGCTGA
- a CDS encoding family 2B encapsulin nanocompartment shell protein, whose amino-acid sequence MTESIESNLDVENEHPRLSLSTAAARNLATTTKSAPQMQEITSRWLLKMLPWVQTKGGTYRVNRRLTYAIGDGRVTFTNTGAEVQVIPQELGELPLLRGFDNVDVLNALAGRFVQQEFAPGDAIAQSGQPANQLFLIAHGKVNKIGLGKYDEQTVLGVLADGDYFGDRTLIEPQSNWEYTIQAVTRTTVLVLPQQAFRELLNQSQALQAHVDRFRTLPQVPQNESGEAAIEVTSGYIGELELPGTFVDYELSPREYELSVAQTVLRVHTRVADLYNEPMNQTEQQLRLTIEALRERQENELINNRGFGLLHNADFKQRIYTRSGPPTPDDLDELLATVWKDPGFFLAHPRTIAAFGRECNRLGIYPQSIDLGGHRVPAWRGIPIFPCNKIPISNTRTSSILLLRTGVEKQGVIGLHQTGIPDEYQPSLSVRFMGISEKAILSYLVTAYYSAAVLVPDALGILEDVQIGL is encoded by the coding sequence ATGACAGAATCTATTGAGTCAAATTTGGATGTTGAGAATGAGCATCCCCGCTTGAGTTTGAGTACCGCAGCTGCGCGTAATTTGGCGACGACGACCAAATCTGCACCGCAGATGCAGGAGATTACATCGCGGTGGTTGTTAAAGATGTTGCCGTGGGTGCAGACCAAGGGTGGTACTTATCGGGTGAACCGTCGGTTAACTTATGCTATTGGCGATGGGCGCGTGACATTTACCAACACCGGGGCTGAGGTACAGGTGATTCCTCAAGAACTTGGTGAGTTGCCATTGCTGCGAGGGTTTGACAACGTTGATGTATTGAATGCCTTGGCAGGTCGGTTTGTTCAGCAGGAGTTTGCCCCCGGTGATGCGATCGCACAGTCAGGACAACCAGCCAATCAACTTTTTTTGATTGCTCATGGCAAAGTCAACAAGATTGGTCTTGGCAAGTATGACGAACAGACCGTGTTGGGTGTGTTGGCTGACGGTGACTATTTTGGCGATCGCACCTTGATAGAGCCTCAGAGCAATTGGGAATACACAATCCAGGCAGTCACCCGAACCACGGTATTGGTGTTACCACAACAAGCGTTTCGGGAACTGCTCAACCAGTCACAGGCACTACAAGCCCACGTCGATCGCTTCCGAACCCTCCCACAAGTCCCACAAAATGAGTCTGGGGAAGCTGCCATTGAGGTGACATCAGGGTATATCGGAGAACTTGAGTTGCCGGGAACTTTTGTAGATTACGAACTCTCGCCCCGCGAATATGAATTGAGCGTGGCTCAAACCGTGTTAAGGGTGCATACTCGGGTCGCGGATTTGTACAATGAACCGATGAATCAGACCGAACAACAATTGCGGCTGACTATCGAGGCATTGCGGGAACGTCAAGAAAACGAATTAATCAACAACCGGGGATTCGGTTTACTACACAATGCCGACTTCAAACAGCGTATTTACACCCGCAGCGGCCCGCCCACTCCCGATGACCTCGATGAACTCCTGGCTACGGTATGGAAAGATCCAGGATTTTTCCTAGCACACCCCCGCACCATTGCCGCCTTCGGTCGGGAGTGTAACCGCCTTGGTATTTATCCACAAAGCATCGACTTAGGCGGTCATCGAGTACCTGCTTGGCGGGGGATACCCATTTTTCCCTGCAACAAGATCCCTATAAGCAATACCCGTACCAGTTCTATCCTCTTGCTCCGTACCGGTGTGGAAAAACAAGGAGTGATTGGTTTACATCAAACTGGTATCCCCGACGAATATCAACCCAGTTTGTCCGTTCGATTCATGGGCATCAGTGAAAAGGCCATCCTCTCCTACCTCGTCACCGCCTACTACTCGGCAGCAGTCCTCGTTCCTGATGCACTCGGTATTCTCGAAGACGTTCAAATCGGACTCTAA
- the metK gene encoding methionine adenosyltransferase: MSRRYLFTSESVTEGHPDKICDQISDTILDALLTQDPSSRVAAEVVVNTGLVLITGEITTKANVNFVNLARKKIAEIGYTNADNGFSANSTSVLLALDEQSPDIAQGVNTAQETRQQDSDELFDKIGAGDQGIMFGFASNETPELMPLPISLAHRIARRLAAVRKTGELSYLRPDGKTQVTVVYEDGRPVGIDTILISTQHTANIGEITDEAAVQAKIKQDLWSAVVEPVFGDIDVKPNDQTRFLVNPTGKFVVGGPQGDSGLTGRKIIVDTYGGYSRHGGGAFSGKDPTKVDRSAAYAARYVAKNIVAAGLAEKVEIQLSYAIGVARPTSILVDTFGTGKVDEETLLELINKHFELRPAGIIHTFNLRNLPSERGGRFYQDVAAYGHFGRADLDLPWEQTDKAELLKQAANESLSAVVAQALT; encoded by the coding sequence TTGTCTCGTCGATATCTATTTACCTCCGAGTCAGTAACCGAAGGTCATCCAGATAAAATCTGCGATCAGATTTCTGATACCATTCTGGATGCCCTACTGACACAAGACCCTAGCAGCCGTGTCGCTGCTGAAGTAGTAGTTAACACTGGTTTAGTGTTAATCACTGGTGAAATAACCACCAAAGCAAATGTGAATTTCGTCAATCTTGCCCGCAAAAAAATTGCCGAAATTGGCTATACTAACGCCGATAATGGTTTTTCTGCTAACAGCACCAGCGTTTTGCTGGCTTTAGACGAACAATCACCTGATATTGCCCAAGGTGTTAACACCGCTCAAGAAACCCGCCAGCAAGATAGTGATGAGCTATTCGACAAAATTGGTGCGGGCGATCAAGGTATAATGTTCGGTTTTGCCAGTAACGAAACACCAGAACTGATGCCCTTACCCATCAGTCTCGCCCACCGCATTGCCCGCCGATTGGCAGCAGTCCGCAAAACAGGTGAATTGTCATACCTGCGTCCTGACGGTAAAACCCAAGTAACTGTGGTTTACGAAGATGGACGACCAGTAGGTATTGATACAATTCTAATTTCCACCCAGCATACAGCTAATATCGGGGAAATTACGGATGAAGCGGCTGTACAAGCCAAGATTAAACAAGATCTCTGGTCGGCAGTAGTCGAACCTGTTTTTGGCGATATTGACGTTAAGCCTAACGATCAGACGCGTTTTTTAGTTAACCCCACTGGCAAATTTGTCGTTGGTGGCCCACAAGGAGACTCTGGTCTGACAGGACGAAAAATAATCGTTGACACCTACGGCGGTTATTCACGGCATGGTGGCGGTGCTTTTTCTGGTAAAGACCCCACGAAAGTAGACCGTTCTGCTGCTTATGCGGCTCGTTATGTAGCAAAAAACATTGTCGCTGCTGGGTTAGCAGAAAAAGTTGAAATCCAGCTATCTTATGCTATTGGTGTAGCGCGACCAACAAGCATTTTGGTAGATACCTTTGGCACTGGTAAAGTGGATGAAGAAACATTACTGGAATTAATCAACAAACACTTTGAACTGCGTCCAGCAGGGATTATCCATACCTTCAACTTACGCAACTTACCAAGTGAACGAGGCGGACGTTTTTATCAGGACGTCGCGGCTTACGGTCATTTTGGGCGGGCTGATTTAGACTTGCCTTGGGAACAGACCGATAAAGCTGAATTGTTGAAGCAAGCAGCAAACGAATCACTTTCGGCGGTAGTTGCTCAAGCACTAACTTAG
- a CDS encoding family 2 encapsulin nanocompartment cargo protein terpene cyclase — MQPFELPEFYMPWPARLNPNLETARVHSKAWAYQMGILGSQEEAESSPIWDERTFDAHDYALLCSYTHPDAPGTELDLITDWYVWVFFFDDHFLEIYKRTQDMAGAKEYLNRLPAFMPIYPVNTLPVPTNPVERGLADLWSRTAFSKSADWRLRFFQSTKNLLEESLWELANINQDRVANPIEYIEMRRKVGGAPWSADLVEHAVFVEIPAGIAKTRPMRVLKDTFADGVHLRNDLFSYQREVEDEGENANCVLVLEQFLNVSPQEAANFTNELLTSRLQQFDNTAITELPPLFDEHGLDPVARVNVLLYIKGLQDWQSGGHEWHLRSSRYMNKGGDNSSTSTLLLGGPTGLGTSAARIGSLYSALGLGRFKNFTHVSYQPVGPVTLPKFYMPFSTSLNSHLNAARRHSKEWARQMGMLDSLPGIPDAVIWDDHKFDVADVALCGALIHPNASGHELNLTAGWLVWGTYADDYFPALYGHSRNMAGAKVFNARLSAFMPLDSSPIPDPTNPVERGLADLWSRTAGPMSANARGQFRRAIEDMTESWLWELANQIQNRIPDPIDYVEMRRKTFGSDLTMSLSRLAQGDEIPPDIYRTRSMRQLDNSAADFACLTNDIFSYQKEIEFEGELNNGVLVVQQFLNCDLSQAVEVVNNLMTSRARQFEHIVATELPALFDDFDLDASTRKKLYGYVEKLQQWMCGVLKWHITVDRYKEFELRNSSVEKRLPSGPTGLGTSAARIGSLVGAGGLISVLGQVGSSYFAGE; from the coding sequence ATGCAACCATTTGAACTGCCAGAATTTTATATGCCTTGGCCCGCGCGGCTGAACCCAAACCTGGAAACGGCGCGAGTGCATTCCAAAGCCTGGGCCTACCAGATGGGGATACTTGGCTCACAAGAAGAAGCCGAAAGCTCGCCTATCTGGGACGAGCGCACATTCGATGCCCACGACTACGCCTTGCTTTGCTCCTATACGCATCCAGATGCACCAGGGACGGAGCTTGACCTAATTACCGATTGGTATGTTTGGGTGTTCTTCTTCGACGATCATTTCCTTGAAATCTATAAGCGCACCCAAGATATGGCTGGTGCTAAGGAGTACCTCAATCGACTGCCAGCGTTTATGCCAATCTATCCCGTCAACACCCTTCCAGTGCCTACAAACCCAGTGGAGCGAGGCTTGGCCGATCTGTGGTCTCGCACCGCCTTCAGCAAGTCTGCGGACTGGCGGCTCCGGTTCTTTCAGAGTACCAAGAACCTCCTCGAAGAGTCTTTATGGGAACTTGCCAACATCAACCAGGATCGGGTCGCTAACCCGATCGAGTACATCGAGATGCGTCGCAAGGTTGGGGGTGCGCCGTGGTCGGCGGATCTTGTCGAACACGCCGTGTTTGTTGAGATTCCGGCTGGAATTGCCAAAACTCGACCGATGCGTGTACTGAAAGACACGTTTGCTGATGGGGTACATCTTCGCAACGATCTATTCTCATATCAGAGAGAAGTAGAGGATGAAGGTGAGAACGCCAACTGTGTGTTGGTTTTGGAGCAATTTCTGAATGTGAGTCCGCAGGAGGCGGCTAATTTCACTAATGAACTGCTGACTTCGCGGCTACAGCAGTTCGATAACACCGCCATCACCGAACTACCCCCTCTCTTTGATGAACACGGACTAGATCCGGTGGCTCGTGTGAACGTTCTGTTATACATCAAAGGACTTCAAGACTGGCAATCAGGCGGTCATGAATGGCATCTGAGGTCAAGCCGCTATATGAACAAGGGAGGGGATAATTCTTCGACATCCACGCTACTTCTGGGCGGGCCTACTGGGTTAGGCACATCGGCTGCGCGTATTGGATCGTTATACAGTGCCTTGGGTTTAGGAAGATTCAAGAACTTTACTCACGTTTCATACCAGCCTGTGGGGCCGGTGACACTGCCGAAGTTTTATATGCCGTTCAGCACAAGTTTGAATTCTCATCTAAATGCTGCGCGGCGACATTCCAAGGAATGGGCCCGCCAAATGGGGATGCTGGACTCACTACCTGGCATTCCTGATGCTGTGATTTGGGATGACCACAAGTTCGATGTTGCTGATGTGGCCTTATGCGGTGCGTTAATCCATCCCAATGCGTCTGGCCACGAACTAAATTTGACAGCAGGCTGGCTTGTCTGGGGAACTTATGCCGATGATTACTTCCCAGCACTCTATGGGCATAGCCGCAATATGGCAGGTGCAAAAGTGTTCAACGCCCGACTATCGGCATTCATGCCTCTCGATTCTAGCCCGATTCCAGACCCGACCAACCCAGTAGAACGCGGTTTGGCCGATCTTTGGTCTCGCACAGCTGGCCCGATGTCAGCAAATGCGCGGGGTCAGTTCCGCCGGGCGATCGAGGACATGACCGAAAGCTGGTTATGGGAACTTGCCAACCAGATCCAAAATCGGATTCCAGACCCGATAGATTATGTTGAGATGCGGCGTAAGACCTTTGGCTCGGATCTGACGATGAGCTTGTCTCGACTAGCTCAGGGTGACGAAATCCCGCCGGATATTTACCGCACGCGATCAATGCGCCAGCTAGATAATTCCGCTGCCGACTTCGCCTGTTTGACCAACGACATCTTCTCTTACCAGAAAGAAATAGAATTCGAGGGCGAACTCAATAACGGTGTGTTGGTTGTTCAGCAATTCCTCAACTGCGATTTGTCGCAGGCCGTCGAGGTCGTCAACAATCTGATGACTTCTCGGGCCCGTCAGTTTGAACACATTGTGGCCACCGAGCTACCAGCCCTTTTCGACGATTTTGACCTAGACGCAAGTACCCGCAAGAAACTGTACGGATATGTCGAGAAACTACAGCAGTGGATGTGCGGCGTTCTCAAGTGGCATATAACAGTCGATCGCTATAAGGAGTTTGAATTGCGTAATAGTTCGGTAGAAAAGCGCCTGCCTAGCGGGCCTACTGGGCTAGGTACTTCGGCTGCACGGATCGGCTCGTTGGTCGGTGCAGGGGGGTTAATTTCAGTACTCGGTCAAGTAGGGTCGAGTTATTTTGCTGGTGAATAG
- the petH gene encoding ferredoxin--NADP reductase has translation MYNQGAVEGAANIELGSCIFVYEVVGLRQSEETDQTNYPIRKSGSVFIRVPYNRMNQEMRRITRLGGTIVSIQPVTALEPVNGKASFGNATSVVSELAKSGETANTEGNGKATPVNAHSAEEQNKDKKGNTMTQAKAKKDHGDVPVNTYRPNAPFIGKVISNEPLVKEGGIGIVQHLKFDLSGGDLKYIEGQSIGIIPPGLDKNGKPEKLRLYSIASTRHGDDVDDKTVSLCVRQLEYKHPETSETVYGVCSTHLCFLKPGEEVKITGPVGKEMLLPQDPEANVIMMATGTGIAPMRAYLWRQFKDAERAANPEYQFKGFSWLIFGVPTTPNLLYKEELEEIQQKYPDNFRLTAAISREQKNPQGGRMYIQDRVAEHADELWQLIKNEKTHTYICGLRGMEEGIDAALTAAAAKEGVTWSDYQKQLKKAGRWHVETY, from the coding sequence ATGTACAATCAAGGTGCTGTTGAGGGTGCTGCCAACATAGAATTAGGTAGCTGCATCTTCGTTTATGAAGTAGTGGGTTTGCGTCAGAGCGAAGAAACTGATCAAACTAACTACCCAATTCGGAAAAGTGGCAGTGTGTTCATCAGAGTGCCTTACAACCGCATGAATCAAGAAATGCGACGTATCACTCGTCTAGGCGGCACAATTGTTAGCATCCAGCCTGTAACTGCTCTAGAGCCAGTTAATGGTAAAGCCTCATTTGGGAATGCTACAAGCGTTGTCAGCGAGTTAGCTAAATCTGGGGAAACTGCTAACACTGAAGGGAATGGTAAAGCCACACCTGTAAATGCTCATAGTGCTGAAGAACAGAACAAGGACAAGAAAGGCAACACCATGACTCAAGCGAAAGCCAAAAAAGACCACGGTGACGTTCCTGTTAACACTTACCGTCCCAATGCTCCGTTTATTGGCAAGGTAATATCTAATGAACCGCTAGTCAAAGAAGGTGGTATTGGTATTGTTCAACACCTTAAATTTGACCTATCTGGTGGGGATTTGAAGTATATAGAAGGTCAAAGTATTGGGATTATTCCACCAGGTTTAGACAAAAACGGCAAGCCTGAAAAACTGAGACTGTATTCCATCGCCTCAACTCGTCATGGCGATGATGTAGATGATAAGACGGTATCACTCTGTGTCCGTCAGTTAGAATACAAACACCCAGAAACTAGCGAAACAGTCTACGGTGTTTGCTCTACACACCTGTGTTTCCTCAAGCCAGGCGAAGAGGTAAAAATTACCGGGCCGGTGGGTAAGGAAATGTTGTTACCCCAAGACCCTGAAGCTAATGTCATCATGATGGCAACTGGAACAGGTATTGCTCCGATGCGGGCTTATCTGTGGCGGCAGTTTAAAGATGCGGAAAGAGCCGCTAACCCAGAATACCAATTTAAAGGATTCTCTTGGCTGATATTTGGCGTACCAACAACTCCAAACCTTTTATATAAGGAAGAACTGGAAGAAATTCAACAAAAATATCCTGATAACTTCCGCCTAACTGCTGCCATTAGCCGCGAACAGAAAAATCCCCAAGGCGGTAGAATGTACATTCAAGACCGCGTAGCAGAACATGCTGATGAATTGTGGCAATTGATTAAAAATGAAAAAACTCACACCTACATCTGCGGTTTGCGCGGTATGGAAGAAGGTATTGATGCAGCCTTAACTGCTGCTGCTGCTAAGGAAGGCGTAACCTGGAGTGATTACCAGAAGCAACTCAAGAAAGCCGGTCGCTGGCACGTAGAAACTTACTAA